The sequence GAGGGCCAAGTTAGGCTCGACCTCAGGGCCTTGATGAATGTGTGGGGCTTTATTAAACAAGGATATGCTAGTATCAGATTCTTTTAAGAAGGTCCATGTGGCGATTGTGTGGTGATTGGGTTGGAAAGGTTAGGGTGAGTGTTGAAGTGTTCCAGTTGAGAGGCCCAGGCTCTGTGTAGCTTGGTGGTACTCGCCCAAGGGAGGTGAGAGAAATACATGGAGTTTCCATCTCCTTAGGATGTGGGACCCACAGATTTGATGATTGATTGATTAGTAGAAGGCGAAAGTGAAGGGTAGGAGTCATGGATGACTCATAGGTTCTGCTGTGGCAGTTGGGGAGTGGGGTCTCTGGAGTTGGGAAGAATGAAGAGGGGAAGTATGGAGGGGAAGAGTAAGTTTCTTCTGGACATGCAAAGTGAAGTCTGGGTCTGGCGTTTGGGTGAAGTCTTGGGGCTTCAGGATTCTTGGTAGCAAATGAGGTCACCTAATGGAGAGAATAGAGTGAGAAGAGGACCTGGGACCCAGAGCATGCCAATATCTAAAGGTcggggagaggagaagagggcCAAAGGGACAAAGGGGTAGCCAGAAAGGTAGGAAGAAAACTGGGCAAGTGGTACCATTGAAACTAAAGGAGAAGTGTTCCTGAGGGGAGGGATGGGGTGCCCATGGGAGTGAACGCCAATGTTTAAAGTGATGCCATTGTCACCTGGGACTGCTGTGAAGAATGGGAGGCGTAGAGTGAGGTACAGGTTTATAGAACACAAATGGAACTCAGTTCCCCTGGTGGAGAGGCTaggttgagatttttttccttacttGGTGCTAGAAGGTCGCTATTTTGGACTGGACTCTAGTGCAAACTCAGCCAAGATTTCAAAATAAGATCATTTTCAGCTGAGGAGGAATGTGTCCAGACCAGCCCTTGGGTTGAATACTTGCAGCACAAAGCTTCTTAGAAACCAgcaaaatgggctgggcgcggtggctgacgcctataatcccagcactttgggaggccgaggcgggcagatcacgcagtcaagaccagcctgaccaatatggtgaaaccccgtctctactaaaaatacaaaaattagcagggcatggcagTGTAcgcctagtcccagctacttgggaggctgaggcaggagaatcacttgaacccgggaggcgaaggttgtagtgagccgagatcatgccattgcactccagcctgggcaacaagagcaagactccgtctcaaaaaaaaaaaaaaaaccggcaaAATGTCTCAGACTCTTAACGGTTTATCACCCCAGCACTTGTTACAAAGTCCCTTTTTCCAAAGGGTTTGAACCCCTGAGGTACCTAGCCTGGCTTGCTCTGCAGAGCTCTGCAAGGTCTGCGGCCTCATAACCACGGAGGGAGGAGCCTCTGGGGAAGTGGCATATGAGGTTGGGTTTTTGAAGAAAGagtaggattttttaaaacatcacttagacattattaaaattaaattccaCATAAATGGAAGAGAGTATTGAAATATTTGTGCAGTTCAGAGGACAATTTTAAAGCCAACACCTGTGTTGCCACCATCACAGACTGATGTTAGAAGTGTCCTGTGTGCCCTCATCAGTCATTTCTTGTTGTGCCCCTGAAGGAACTGTCTTCAGGTAACTTTTGTGATAATGATTTCTTTCGTTTTCACTATAGTTTATCACCCTTGTATGCATTCTTAAATAATAGTTTAGTTTTGcctatttgtgaattttttagaAATGGACTCTTACTGTAGGTATTTTTTGTATCCTATTTCATGTAACACTGTGTTTATgatgttcatccatgttgatgcTAAAAGCAGTTCATTTGTATCactatgtagtattccattgtactgTTTAATTTGGCCACTCtagaatggatatttgggttatttttatttacttatttatctatttttgagatggagtcttgctctgttgcccaggctggagtgcagtggtgcgatctcagctcactgcaacctccgcctcccaggttcaagcaattctgctgtctcagcctcccgagtagctggggctacaggtgcacgctgccacacccagctaatgttttgtattttagtagagacggggattcactgtgttgccccaactggtctcgaactcctgagctcaggcagtccacccaccttggcctcccaaagtgctgggattacagggatgagccactgcacccggcctgggtTATTTTTGTACATGTTTACTGGTACATATGTACAAAAGTTTCTCCTAAGTTATGTACTtaggagtggaactgctgagTTTTAggttatgttatgtgtatttacTGATTCACTAGataattgcaaatatattttccttagtGGTAAGAGTAGAATTTTTACCAAATTAAGAAAATGACCAGAGACATCCCAAGCAGGGAACTTCTCATGCAGAGACCCTAAGCACATAAACCAGCGTATCCTGAAGGAAGTAGTCTTGTGTGGCTGAGTCTTGGGAAGAGGCAGAGGCCCTGAAGCCCACAGAGCCTCTGGTGCCAGGCTGTGGAGCTTGGGCCTCACCTACAGGGCAGTGTGGAGCTACTATGGGGAGACACAAGAGAGATGCACATGTGGGAGGAAGGCTGTTCTGGGGCTTCCCTTAAAGTGCCTGCTCATGTTTACTCCACAGGTGATAGTCCCACTGCCCACCTGGAATGCTCGGACCCGGGAGCCTGTCACAGACAATGTAGAGAAATTTGCCATTGAGACAGAACTCATCTACAAGTACTCTCCCTTCCGCACTGAGGAGGAAGTGATGACCCAATTTATGAAGATTCCTGGGGACAGTGGTAAGTAGGCTTTGAGCCTGTAGCCCCTAGAATCTGGGAGCTCCAGAATCACAAGTGGTGTAGGGGTGGGCCGGGGGATCTGGCAGGACAAAGGATTTCTGTTTCTCAGGAACATTGGTGATCATCTTCAATCTCAAACTCATGGATAATGGAGAGCCAGAACTAGACATAATCTCAAATCCAAGAGATATCCAGATGGCAGAGACGTCCCCAGAGGGCACGTGAGTGTggctgggaagggagggaggccctGGAACTGGCGTTTGTGCTCTCAGGAGCTAGCTTCAGGGAAAGAGGGGAGAGCACATTCATTGCCCAGTGTTCTGTGGTACGGTAGTATGTAGGGCGAGGTCAGTTGCCTGTGGGGTACCTGTGCTGAGGACGTGAGAGGGGCGGGATGTGCTCACACTAAGGGAGCACCGGTTCAGGGCAGCAAGAGAAGTCAGTACCTAACATGGAAAGGTGGAGAGCCTGCAGAGAGGATGTTGTGCCCTTGGTCAGCCCTGTTGTGGAGCAGGTGACAGCACTTCTTTGTTCTTGCCTTCTCCAGGAAGCCAGAGCGGCGCTCATTCCGTGCCTATGCCGCTGTGCTCTATATTGATCCCCGGATGAGGATCTTCATCCATGGGCACAAGGTGCAGACCAAGAGGCTCTCGTGCTGCCTGTACAAGCCCAGGTAGGGGCCAGTGCACCCTGGCCTGCTGTCTCCCATGGGTTGAGGATGTGGCCGCGTTCCTCTGGGGCATTGTTGGAGGGATACTGTATGAGAGGCTCTGGCAGTGCTGACTACGTTTGGGGCTTTAAGTTGCCTGTGATTGGTCACGGGGTCAGTTCTGGGTCCTAGGGGAGGGACAGGTCAGCTGTGGAGGTGGCTTGCTAAGCTCATTGAGTGTGTGTGCCTCTGTGACAGGGAGGGTGCCCTGCCTGGCACAGTGAGCTGTCTGAGTCTCTCGGCTTCAGGGCCAAGGGGCCTTTAGGCACTATATAGGAAAGCAGTGGGCTTGGCTTATTCCCGAGGTTTGTTTCTGCTGTGGGATGAATGACACCCCTGGTGAATGGTGAGGTTGCTTATCAAAGACAGCCGGAGGCTAAGGGCAAGTGGAATAAGAAATTGCATCTTTTTGCTGAATTGAGCTTGGATTTGTCTCATCGCGAGGGGCCAGGACAGCATAGCTTAGGAGGAGGCAGGAAGACAGGGTGCTTCCTGTGCTTGGGTGTGCCACCTGCCCCACTGTTGCGTGGGCTCTCAGCTTGCTTTTTCTACTGATCAGGATGTACAAGTACACGTCAAGCCGTTTCAAGACCCGTGCCGAGCAGGAGGTGAAGAAAGCAGAGCACGTAGCAAGGATTGGTAATGCCACTCTGGGTgcaggagtggggtgggggaggggtgcatCTGGGGTATGCTGCTTGTCGGCAAAGTGGGGTTCCAGGAAAAGGCTGAGTCCACAGCTCAGGGACAAGGCTGGTCTCCTGAAGCATAGTTCAGTTCCTTTTCAGCCCCTTTCCCTACAGGCCAACTCCCTCAGCATTTCTTCTTTCTAGACTCCACTTTCTCTTCTTCAGCCATTTATAGGGCCTAAAAGTGTCAACTCTTTGGCTTATCCCACTCAGTCCTCTGACCCAAATACTTGTGAAATTGCTTTTCCTGACTTCAGGGCAAACATCTCAAGGGCTGTCTCGCTGTTCAGGGCTTCTCAGGGTTTCTCGACTGCTTGTTGGCGAATGATTGGCTGAAGACTTCTTTAGCTTCCAGCTCTTGCTGAGCATTTAACTGGTTGCcttaggtgtttttttttaaaacctgttcTGGTTCATTTGTAAAGTTTCCTTGGGGCCTCTATGATAGGTTTGAATGCTAGATTTTCCTTCTGCAACTAACTGCAGTCCAGGCACAGAGGCTGCCCTCATATTGCTCATCAGTCATAGCTCCCCCACCTCTTCTTTTCCTTGGTGGTATACACACTTCTTGTCCAGTACTGTGGATCCAGGAGGGATGACCAAGAGTTTTGAAGCTTTGCATTCCTTTCCATGTTCTCTTCTGGGTTTCAGCTGAAGAGAAGGCGCGGGAGGCGGAGAGCAAAGCTCGGACGTTAGAAGTACGCTTAGGGGGAGACCTCACGCGGGACTCCAGGGTAAGGTCCTGGCCCAGGTGGCTGTTCTCCAGCGTTTCTGGCATTAGGAGCCCATGTCCCATGAGCCTGGTCAAGTAAAACACAGCTTTTGAGTTTGTCCCCAGTGAGGGCCATTTTCTGTAGAAAGAAGTAAATTTCCACATCTTTGAGATAAATTGAGAAGTTTTAGATGTCATGTTTCAATATTCCCTGCTGTGGCCCAGGGTGCCTCCTCCTCTCACCTGATGCCAATGTGTGTGCAGGTGATGTTGCGACAGGTCCAGAACACAGCCATCACTCTGCGCAGAGAAGCTGATGTCAAGAAGAGGATCAAGGAGGCCAAGCAGCGGTGAGTGCCAGGCCTGGTCTTGGATCTTTTAAACTGACATAGCTTTTGGACTGATTATTGATAGGTTGCTATTCTGTCACCAGGACTGCTTTGTTTTAATGCCAAATGCTTGTTAAATGCCCCCTGCAGGAGGGAGGTCTTAATCTGAGCTCTCAGCCCTTTCTTGAGTCATAAAGACAGGGCAGGGCTGACAGCCTCGGATCGAGCACCAAACCATCCTTTGGCactgtcttacttttttttcccttttgatttcttttcatttaaaggaTATATAAAATGCTCATTGtataaaacttgaaaaatataaaatgtttaaggaataacattttaaaactcccTTATACTTCTACCACCTGGTGATACTACCCTAGTTTTTATGTTACGTATGTATTTTGTCATACTCATTTTCTCCTCAGTGGTTACATATGTAGAATAATGCTGGAGATTGAGTGTTGTATACTTTTACATTTAGAACCATCCTTTGTCCTGGATCATTAAGTTATCTGCTTGTCCCACCTCCATGTCTGGATCCACTTTGGACTCTGTGGCTTGATTTACAGTTTTGCCTCTTGTTGGCCTCCTTGGCGCAGGCATGGGTTTCAGGTTTCTTCTCTCCAAGTCAGTCCACTTCTCATCCATCTGCTTTTCAGCTCCAAGAGTTTGTTGACAGTAATCACATGATGGTGTCTTCTTGCACATGCTTATTGTTCTTGtgaatttttaccttttaaaataataataatttactgtCATACTAGTGGAATTTGGGGGAAGGTATGACGATAACCTCTTGTTTATTCCACCATATAATTGTCTTTGCACAGATTTGCAGCAGCTTCATAATAACCCATTCATATTTATACCCGTCCCTGTTGCCAAAAAGTCACATTCATGTTTTTAATTAGAGATGCTTCGAGTTGGTGCCCAGCGCATGTCTGTATCAAGTCTAACAGGTTACACATTGAATGGAGATACAAAACTTTTGGCTTAACATGTCTCAAGTTTAAGCTTAAGCTTAACACATCTTAAACACCATGATGCTTGTGTGCTGATGTGTAGATCTGCTtgaatttttttgtcttcttagaGCACTTAAAGAACCTAAGGaactgaattttgtttttgggGTCAACATTGAACACCGGGACCTGGATGGCATGTTCATCTACAACTGTAGCCGGCTGATCAAAATGTATGAGAAAGTGGGCCCACAGCTGGAAGGGGGCATGTGAGTACTACCCACGGAGAGCTGTCTAGCCCAGGATAGTTGGCAGGAGGGTGTTGCCAGTGGGGTGACAGAGcttgttctctttctccttgtAGGGCATGCGGCGGGGTTGTTGGGGTTGTTGATGTGCCCTACCTAGTCCTGGAGCCTACACACAACAAACAGGACTTTGCTGATGCCAAGGAGTACCGGCACCTGCTCCGAGCAATGGGGGAACACCTGGCGCAGTATTGGAAGGACATTGCCATTGGTAATGGGACTGGGCTGCTGGGCCTCTGCCTTTTCTCTTCACCTGAatgtagggagagagagaggctggcTCCTAACATGATGTGTGGGTGTTTGCTTTCCAGCCCAGCGGGGAATCATCAAGTTCTGGGATGAGTTTGGCTACCTCTCTGCCAACTGGAACCAGCCCCCATCCAGCGAGCTGCGTTACAAACGCCGGAGAGCTATGGAAATCCCTACCACCATCCAGTGCGGTGAGTTGTGTGGTTGGATCCCCCTGACTCATTTCTATCAGCCCGCAAGCttcttttctccatcttcctGCCAGCCTCCTAACTTGACTGACATTCATGGACTTACAGTCCCACCAGGGATCCAAGTCTGTTTGGTGCTGGCCCTGTGAGCGCAGTCTTGAGGCTTTGCTGAGTTTCACCTGTCCCTCTTGTGTGAGAAAGAAGGTCATCTGTCCTCCCAGACCTCTCCAGCTGCAGCCAGGCCAGGCTTACTTGGTTTGGTACCACATGGCTTCTGGTGTGCGTGGATGACTGGGCCAGGATCCTGATAAAGGAGGGAGAGGGGCTGGAAGTGTTAAGAGTCCACCATGTTAAGTTTCTATCCTTCCTGGAATCAGTGTCCTTGAGAAGAATTAGCATTCTCTAAGGATAGGCAGAGTTGGAGCCTGAGTGAAGATCTTTGCCTGCGAAGTGTGGGGCATCATTGTGGTGGGCCTGTGAGAAGCCCAGATTACAGACAGAGTTGGTGGGGGTGGCTGATGtatggggtttttttgttctCTGCAGATTTGTGTCTGAAATGGAGAACCCTCCCCTTCCAGCTGAGTTCTGTGGAAAAAGATTACCCTGACACCTGGGTTTGCTCCATGAACCCTGATCCTGAACAGGACCGGTGAGCATATTCTCTAACAAGGGGATTGTGGGTACTTTTCTCCCTTGCCCCTCACCGTTCTCTCTACTCTTGGGATAAATAACTCACTGTGTTTCTTGAGGTCAGTGCACATACCTTATATCTCTGTCTTGCTATACCTAATAAGTGCCCAAGAAATAAGAATTGATGTATGTCCTGCAGGGCATATGATAATTCCGTGCATTGGGAACTCTGAGGTAGTTGCTCTTGTGACAGACAGTGTAGACTGGCTGAAGAGAAAGGTCCTTGCCCAGCTTGGGGCTCTGTTTGCCATGACCTCCCTAGTACCTTTTCTCTACAGGTGTGAGGCTTCTGAACAAAAGCAGAAGGTTCCCCTGGGAACATTCAGAAAGGACATGAAGACgcaggaagagaagcagaaacaACTGACAGAGAAAATTCGCCAGCAGCAGGAGAAGCTGGAGGCCCTTCAGGTACGTGGGTCATGGTCAGTGGGCAGAGCCAGCCTGTGTCAGGGCTCTGCCTGGGACAGGAACCTTCAGTAGCTTTCCTGTTCCCTCAGGCTCAGTTTTACCCTCCGCTCACCTGTGTGTGTTTGCCAAAGCTTTCCAACCCCAACCTCCAGGTCCACGTGTACTATTTTCCAACAGTGTTATTTTAAGAATAACACCTTGCTTATTCTTAAGAAAAATTGCTTATATATTTCAAAGTGGTCCAATTCATTTAGAATTTATAAaactccagaaaataaaaattctgcctTAGAGGTAACCATCATTAACCATACATCCTTCCAACTTGTCATGAACTCATGAATACCTACACATaatacacatgaatatatattttttaatagaaatagggAGAGAATgccatatatatgttttatattaatacacacacatgtacacgtTTTTTAGTGCATCATTGTTTTGATGACTTTCTAGAAGTGAATTTAAAGGACTTAAAAGGTCCATTGTAAAATTCTGTGGCTTTTTGCAACTATTTCTAAAGTACCCTCCAGAGATGtgttaatttctattatttaccagcagtatatgagagtattatttttaaatgttgttgcAAATTTCATAGGCAAAGAtgcatgttttataatttaatttctttaatatttctaagATTGCATAATTTTTCATGTGTCCACTTTTTTTTTATGTGTCCACTTTTCTTTTAGAATTGCTTAttcacttacatttttattttttctttgtttttttttttctagatatgtCTGTGATATCAGCTCTTTATCATATTTAGTACAAAACCATTTCCCTTTTTGGCTTCTGTGTCTGTGCAGATATGCTCTCACTAACCCATGATGTCTTATGCATGCCTCCCTGGCCAGTCTCTCAGTTGCTGGATTAATCACACAGTATCCTGTAATTTGCTGATAGTtgagtatttatgtattttgtgtCTCCCCAGTGAGAACAGGAGATTTGTAAGAGTAGGACtatggttttctattttatttgtccCTGGTTCCAGACACTATCCAAAAAGGTTGCTCAAGTATACTAAAATATGCAAACAACTTCATCATGATGTTTGCCTTGCAGAAAACCACACCCATCCGCTCCCAAGCAGACCTGAAGAAATTGCCTTTGGAAGTGACCACCAGACCTTCCACTGAGGTGAAGTCCAGGGCCTGGGAAGGGCTTTTCCTCAGGTGTCTCATGCTAGGATCAGTGTTCTCACTCTCTGTGGGCCTTTTTTTAGGAACCTGTGCGTAGACCTCAGCGTCCTCGGTCGCCCCCTTTACCTGCTGTGATCAGGAACGCCCCCAGCAGACCCCCTTCTTTGCCAACTCCTAGACCAGCCAGCCAGCCCCGAAAGGCTCCTGTTATCAGCAGTACCCCAAAGCCCCCTGCTTTGGCAGCCCGGGAGGAGGCCAGCACATCCAGGCTGCTCCAGCCACCTGAGGCACCCCGAAAGCCTGCCAACACTCTTGTTAAGACTGCATCCCGACCTGCCCCTCTGGTGCAGCAACTGCCACCATCTTTACTGCCCAACTCCAAGAGCCCTCGGGAGGTTCCTTCTCCCAAAGTCATCAAGACTCCAGTGGTGAAGAAGACAGAGCCACCCATCAAACTCTCCCCGGTGAGAGGCTTGTCCTCGTCGATCCCCCAACCCAGTGTCAGTAGTGTAGGAATGGAATTGTGCAGTGTCACAGCTGTACTGGGGGAGCCTTGGGAAGATACTGAATCTAAAGCTTTGCTGCTGCCCCTGAGGAGGGGAAGCCTTGATAGCTGAATGGACTTGTTCAGGGCCAGAGAGCACATTGGTTGCCTGTACAGCGAGCTCTTCACTGCTCCCTCCGAGTTTTGGTCTGCCACAAACTTGAGTCACCTCCACTGGCTCTCGAAGTGTGGGCTTAGGTCAGTCATCATTTGACAGCCCAAGTGGGCTGCAGCAGTGGTCGGTGGTTCTTGGGAAGGTGACAGCTGGCTGGCCAGGCAGACTAAGGTGGGAAAGGAATTGAGAAGCTTCTCCTATGACAGCTTTGAGCAAAGATTCTCATGGCACAGGGGCCAGTGGGTTGCCTGTGTACATTCCAAGTAATGTCAGGGAGGGATTGCAGGGAGTACAGTTCCTCTTGGAACAGCTCCTTTAGGCTAGATGAAATCTTCCTGCCCCCTAGAGGCTGAACAGGGCCCCTCACATCCTTACACTCCTCTTGCTCTAGGCTACCCCTAGTCGGAAGAGGAGTGTCGCGGTTTCTGATGAGGAAGAAGTTGAGGAAGAAGctgagaggaggaaggagagatgcAAGCGGGGCAGATTTGTtgtgaaggaggaaaagaaggactCGAATGAGGTGAGTGGTTGAGGTGAGGTTCTCAAAACAGCCTCCCTCTCTAGGGCCTGCACCCCCCACTAGCAGTCTACACCCCCGACCAGCAGTCTATACCCCACACCAGCAGTCTACACCAGCTCTGTTTATATTTGTGTCATGAGCCTTCCAGAAGCCTAGTGATCTCTCAAGGACTCTCAGTTACACAAGTGACTACACATGGTGCCAGGTAGGGTCTTGAGTGAGACTGGCTTCTAGCTTAACCACAGGCCTGAAGTCACACAGACGTACATCAGGGAAACTTGAAACACATTATGTCCCTTGCCTGCTGTCTTGTTCATAAAGGTGGCAGAAGGGTAGGTACCTTGGACAGTGATTTTGGAGTGTGGCTCTCAGCAGGGCTTGGTGATTTAAACTGTAGCACAGGAAGTCGTGAAGATGGCTGATGGCCAGTAAGGCACAAGTCTGCTCTTGTGGGGCACTGGGGATGCCTCTAATAGACTGCTCTCCACACAGCTCTCAGACAGTGCTGGGGAAGAGGACTCAGCTGACCTCAAGAGAGCTCAGAAAGGTGAGCTGGGGGAGTGACCTGGCAGCCTGTGgcgggggtgggagtgggagtggaAGTGGAGCCCCTTACCAGCAGCAGTTTACCAAAGGCTCATGGAGTCTTTCCTGGGTCTGGGCTCTTGTGCAGCAGTGGATCCAAGTCAAATCCTAAGCAGAATTCTGAAGGGATCACCCCTTTGTGGTTATTTTTAACACTAATTCCTTGGTGTTCACTCCTGGCAATCACTCATTCTTTTGCTCTTTGGCACCCTCATGACAGATGGGGAAGGAGACCATGGTGGCTGGTCCCTGGTTTCTGTGTCCCTGGTGTATTGGGGGCAAGCACCTAAGTGTTCCTGTCCTCCAAACCCTAGGAACTGCCTTTCTCAATGTGGCCCCGGCCAAGTGAGGGACTATAGGCTAGTTTTCTGACTCGCACCTCTGTCTACATTGTCAGATAAAGGGCTTCACGTGGAGGTGCGTGTGAACAGGGAGTGGTACACGGGCCGTGTCACAGCCGTGGAGGTGGGCAAGCATGTGGTGCGGTGGAAGGTGAAGTTTGACTACGTGCCCACAGACACGACACCAAGAGACCGCTGGTAATGCCCCAATCACGGAGGAGCAGTGGTTCCTTGAAGGAGGTATCCCCGGCCTCCCTGCCAGTAGCCCATCCTGGGAGCCCGGGTCAGATGTGACATAAGCTGTGTGTCTTCCACAGGGTGGAGAAAGGCAGTGAGGATGTGCGGCTGATGAAGCCCCCTTCTCCGGAACATCAGAGCCTTGACACGCAGCAGGAGggcggggaggaggaggcaggcccTGTGGCCCAACAGGCCATAGCTGTGGCAGAGCCCTCCACTTCCGAATGCCTCCGCATTGAGCCTGACACCACTGCCCTGAGCACCAATCATGAGACCATCGACCTGCTCGTCCAGATCCTCCGGTACATGTGTCTTTTGTCTTCCCACCCCAGGGCCAGCAGCAGCTCTCTGTCTGCTCCATGCCATTCTGAATTACTGTCCCTGCCTTCTTCAGGAATTGTTTACGGTACTTCCTGCCTCCAAGTTTCCCCATCTCCAAGAAGCAGCTGAGTGCTATGAATTCAGATGAGCTAATATCTTTCCCTCTGGTGAGTCTGGCCTGAACTTCGATTCCACACTCTTCAttgccccacccctgccccctggATTTGTTGTAACTGTTGTGATTGTGATTGTTATGCTTGGTGCAGTTGCTAGCTCTCAGCTGTGTGCTCCATCTCAGCCAGCCTCTCTTCTGCTGAAAGAAGAGGAGACTTTATGATGTGGGGAAAAAATTGGCTTAGCTGGATATGACTCTGGTGTGCAGAAAGCCAACCCCTTC comes from Macaca fascicularis isolate 582-1 chromosome 10, T2T-MFA8v1.1 and encodes:
- the MORC2 gene encoding ATPase MORC2 isoform X1; amino-acid sequence: MAFTNYSSLNRAQLTFEYLHTNSTTHEFLFGALAELVDNARDADATRIDIYAERREDLRGGFMLCFLDDGAGMDPSDAASVIQFGKSAKRTPESTQIGQYGNGLKSGSMRIGKDFILFTKKEDTMTCLFLSRTFHEEEGIDEVIVPLPTWNARTREPVTDNVEKFAIETELIYKYSPFRTEEEVMTQFMKIPGDSGTLVIIFNLKLMDNGEPELDIISNPRDIQMAETSPEGTKPERRSFRAYAAVLYIDPRMRIFIHGHKVQTKRLSCCLYKPRMYKYTSSRFKTRAEQEVKKAEHVARIAEEKAREAESKARTLEVRLGGDLTRDSRVMLRQVQNTAITLRREADVKKRIKEAKQRALKEPKELNFVFGVNIEHRDLDGMFIYNCSRLIKMYEKVGPQLEGGMACGGVVGVVDVPYLVLEPTHNKQDFADAKEYRHLLRAMGEHLAQYWKDIAIAQRGIIKFWDEFGYLSANWNQPPSSELRYKRRRAMEIPTTIQCDLCLKWRTLPFQLSSVEKDYPDTWVCSMNPDPEQDRCEASEQKQKVPLGTFRKDMKTQEEKQKQLTEKIRQQQEKLEALQKTTPIRSQADLKKLPLEVTTRPSTEEPVRRPQRPRSPPLPAVIRNAPSRPPSLPTPRPASQPRKAPVISSTPKPPALAAREEASTSRLLQPPEAPRKPANTLVKTASRPAPLVQQLPPSLLPNSKSPREVPSPKVIKTPVVKKTEPPIKLSPATPSRKRSVAVSDEEEVEEEAERRKERCKRGRFVVKEEKKDSNELSDSAGEEDSADLKRAQKDKGLHVEVRVNREWYTGRVTAVEVGKHVVRWKVKFDYVPTDTTPRDRWVEKGSEDVRLMKPPSPEHQSLDTQQEGGEEEAGPVAQQAIAVAEPSTSECLRIEPDTTALSTNHETIDLLVQILRNCLRYFLPPSFPISKKQLSAMNSDELISFPLKEYFKQYEVGLQNLCNSYQSRADSRAKASEESLRTSERKLRETEEKLQKLRTNIVALLQKVQEDIDINTDDELDAYIEDLITKGD
- the MORC2 gene encoding ATPase MORC2 isoform X2 — its product is MAFTNYSSLNRAQLTFEYLHTNSTTHEFLFGALAELVDNARDADATRIDIYAERREDLRGGFMLCFLDDGAGMDPSDAASVIQFGKSAKRTPESTQIGQYGNGLKSGSMRIGKDFILFTKKEDTMTCLFLSRTFHEEEGIDEVIVPLPTWNARTREPVTDNVEKFAIETELIYKYSPFRTEEEVMTQFMKIPGDSGTLVIIFNLKLMDNGEPELDIISNPRDIQMAETSPEGTKPERRSFRAYAAVLYIDPRMRIFIHGHKVQTKRLSCCLYKPRMYKYTSSRFKTRAEQEVKKAEHVARIAEEKAREAESKARTLEVRLGGDLTRDSRVMLRQVQNTAITLRREADVKKRIKEAKQRALKEPKELNFVFGVNIEHRDLDGMFIYNCSRLIKMYEKVGPQLEGGMACGGVVGVVDVPYLVLEPTHNKQDFADAKEYRHLLRAMGEHLAQYWKDIAIAQRGIIKFWDEFGYLSANWNQPPSSELRYKRRRAMEIPTTIQCDLCLKWRTLPFQLSSVEKDYPDTWVCSMNPDPEQDRCEASEQKQKVPLGTFRKDMKTQEEKQKQLTEKIRQQQEKLEALQKTTPIRSQADLKKLPLEVTTRPSTEEPVRRPQRPRSPPLPAVIRNAPSRPPSLPTPRPASQPRKAPVISSTPKPPALAAREEASTSRLLQPPEAPRKPANTLVKTASRPAPLVQQLPPSLLPNSKSPREVPSPKVIKTPVVKKTEPPIKLSPATPSRKRSVAVSDEEEVEEEAERRKERCKRGRFVVKEEKKDSNELSDSAGEEDSADLKRAQKDKGLHVEVRVNREWYTGRVTAVEVGKHVVRWKVKFDYVPTDTTPRDRWVEKGSEDVRLMKPPSPEHQSLDTQQEGGEEEAGPVAQQAIAVAEPSTSECLRIEPDTTALSTNHETIDLLVQILRNCLRYFLPPSFPISKKQLSAMNSDELISFPLKEYFKQYEVGLQNLCNSYQSRADSRAKASEESLRTSERKLRETEEKLQKLRTNIVALLQKDIDINTDDELDAYIEDLITKGD